In Agrococcus jenensis, the genomic window CTCGGGACGGTGCCGCGAAGGGCGTGTTCGCCGTCAAGGTGGAGCCGTTCGTCGTCGACACGCCCGAGCACCGCGCGGTGCTGAAGACGGCGGGCTACCGCGCCGCGAACGCGATCCAGCAGAACACGCACACCGTGCTCGTCGACCTCATGCCCGACGTCGAGACGATCTTCGCGGGCTTCAAGAAGAGCCTGCGCAACCACATCCGCTACGCCGAGCGCAACGGCTACCGGGTCGAGAAGGTCGAGCCCGGCGAGGACACCTACCGCACGATGCACCAGCTCATGCAGACGGTGTCGGGCGGCAAGGGCGTCGAGGGCATGAAGCCCTACGAGTACTACCGCACGCTCTGGAGCGCCGCCGTCGCGCAGGGGAGCGGTCACTTCTGGTTCGGGTACGACGGCGCGCACGACGGGCCGCAGGCATCCGCCTTCATGATCCGGTTCGGCCGCTACGCGCTGGCGAAGGACGGCGGCTCGGTGCCCGACCGGGCGATCCGCGGCGGCGCGCACCTCATCCGCTGGCGCGCGATGCAGTGGTTCAAGGAGCAGGGCGCAGAGGTGTACGACGCCTACGCGACGCCGCCCTCGTGGCTCGCC contains:
- a CDS encoding lipid II:glycine glycyltransferase FemX, giving the protein MASTRWTLRDATAAEIADWDALVLQNPDGGQWTQSAAYATLKRTERLHPRHLVLEGPETVHALALEHRSLAGRFWYFATGPGASFEQLGGIADAFRAARDGAAKGVFAVKVEPFVVDTPEHRAVLKTAGYRAANAIQQNTHTVLVDLMPDVETIFAGFKKSLRNHIRYAERNGYRVEKVEPGEDTYRTMHQLMQTVSGGKGVEGMKPYEYYRTLWSAAVAQGSGHFWFGYDGAHDGPQASAFMIRFGRYALAKDGGSVPDRAIRGGAHLIRWRAMQWFKEQGAEVYDAYATPPSWLADDPSHRLHGPGVFKRVFGPIVDHLPSHDLVLDARRYRLFLRLLLPIERRVRRRPFGIW